The Longimicrobium sp. genome has a segment encoding these proteins:
- the kduI gene encoding 5-dehydro-4-deoxy-D-glucuronate isomerase, which produces MTDRMHYLPSPDAARRMDTAELRDRFLVEGLFQPGRITLRFVDLDRVVLGGAVPTGGPLRLDAPEAMAADYFTERRELGVLNVGGPGAVTVDGERYGMATRDGLYVGRGSREVAFESDDAADPARFYLVSYPAHASHPTTHLAHADAQATELGSVAQANRRVLRKYFHPDGVRTAQLVMGVTELMEGSVWNTMPAHTHARRTEVYLYFAVPQDAVVVHLLGEPGETRHLVVRDGQVALSPGWSIHSGCGTASYSFCWAMGGENQAFADMQGVAMGDLR; this is translated from the coding sequence ATGACCGACCGCATGCACTACCTCCCCTCGCCCGACGCGGCGCGCCGCATGGACACCGCGGAGCTGCGCGACCGCTTCCTGGTGGAAGGCCTCTTCCAGCCGGGGCGGATCACGCTGCGCTTCGTGGACCTCGACCGCGTGGTGCTGGGCGGCGCCGTCCCCACCGGCGGGCCGCTGCGCCTGGACGCGCCCGAGGCCATGGCGGCGGACTACTTCACCGAGCGCCGCGAGCTGGGGGTGCTGAACGTCGGCGGCCCGGGCGCGGTCACCGTCGACGGCGAGCGCTACGGGATGGCTACGCGCGACGGGCTGTACGTCGGCCGCGGGAGCCGCGAGGTCGCGTTCGAGAGCGACGACGCGGCAGACCCCGCGCGCTTCTACCTGGTGAGCTACCCGGCGCACGCGTCGCACCCCACCACGCACCTGGCGCACGCGGACGCGCAGGCCACGGAGCTGGGCTCGGTCGCGCAGGCCAACCGCCGCGTCCTGCGCAAGTACTTCCACCCCGACGGAGTGCGCACCGCGCAGCTGGTGATGGGCGTCACCGAGCTGATGGAGGGCAGCGTGTGGAACACCATGCCCGCGCACACCCACGCGCGCCGCACCGAGGTCTACCTCTACTTCGCCGTCCCCCAGGACGCCGTCGTCGTCCACCTGCTGGGCGAGCCCGGCGAGACGCGGCACCTCGTCGTCCGCGACGGGCAGGTGGCGCTCTCGCCCGGGTGGTCGATCCACTCCGGGTGCGGCACCGCCAGCTACTCCTTCTGCTGGGCGATGGGCGGCGAGAACCAGGCCTTCGCCGACATGCAGGGCGTCGCGATGGGCGACCTCCGCTGA